The following coding sequences lie in one Planctomycetia bacterium genomic window:
- a CDS encoding NADH-dependent dehydrogenase, whose protein sequence is MLWHLDRGEAMNLTEQQKQIGKENFSDAVTISRRDFLGGAVAAGLASGAGLGSIYFGYGRSVGDPLRVGVLGTGDEGSVLIGAHNPEYLNVVAIADVRPYNVFRAFHGDVSSPSATTARPGLMKKYKWSTEDAARGHVKVYGGYEDLLADKDVEAVIIALPLHLHAEASIKAMRAGKHVLTEKLMGHSIHECKEMGRVSRETGKILATGHQRHYSVLYDNAVHTIGTARLLGDLHSIRAQWHRGNLPGKDSWQPPLPGDAALAKRLAGWKKDLEAAKPGDIDKLVKQIAQLEAQIADQAVDAAAHGYTSLTLPTGATRTPLEELIRWRLWNRTGGGLMAELGSHQLDAAGIFVSAMHGPGKKIKPLTVTAVGNRSIFPADREIDDHVYCTYEYPAPGYFDEAGKVADPNKKIVVTYSSINGNGFGEYGEVVMGTKGTLVLEREQDVMLYKDSAKDTRVTVAKAKDGTPTLDTTESGGGGYAAGGKGGDAKPPSRGYQEEMEHWAWCIRNPAPENQPRCKPEVAIADAVIALVSNIALANPATQARIEFKPEWFDIASDETPEGVKPDIVRDRYQV, encoded by the coding sequence ATGCTGTGGCACCTCGACCGGGGTGAAGCGATGAATCTGACGGAGCAGCAGAAGCAGATCGGCAAGGAGAACTTCTCCGACGCCGTGACCATCAGCCGGCGCGACTTCCTCGGCGGCGCCGTGGCCGCCGGACTCGCCTCCGGCGCCGGGCTGGGCTCGATCTACTTCGGCTACGGCAGGAGCGTGGGCGACCCGCTCCGCGTGGGCGTGCTCGGCACCGGCGACGAGGGGAGCGTGCTCATCGGGGCCCACAATCCCGAGTATCTCAACGTCGTCGCCATCGCCGACGTCCGCCCCTACAACGTCTTCCGCGCCTTCCACGGCGACGTCTCCAGCCCCAGCGCCACCACGGCCCGTCCGGGCCTGATGAAGAAGTACAAGTGGTCCACCGAGGACGCGGCCCGCGGCCACGTCAAGGTGTACGGCGGCTACGAGGACCTGCTCGCCGACAAGGACGTCGAGGCGGTGATCATCGCCCTGCCGCTCCACCTCCATGCCGAGGCGTCGATCAAGGCGATGCGGGCCGGGAAGCACGTGCTCACCGAAAAGCTCATGGGGCACAGCATCCACGAGTGCAAGGAGATGGGCCGCGTCTCGCGCGAGACGGGCAAGATCCTCGCCACCGGGCACCAGCGGCACTACAGCGTGCTCTACGACAACGCGGTGCACACGATCGGCACGGCCCGGCTGCTCGGCGACCTGCACTCGATCCGTGCCCAGTGGCACCGGGGCAACCTGCCCGGCAAGGACTCCTGGCAGCCGCCGCTGCCGGGAGATGCGGCGCTCGCCAAGCGGCTGGCCGGCTGGAAGAAGGACCTCGAGGCGGCGAAGCCGGGCGACATCGACAAGCTCGTGAAGCAGATCGCCCAGCTCGAGGCTCAGATCGCCGACCAGGCGGTCGATGCCGCCGCGCATGGCTACACGTCGCTGACGCTTCCCACGGGTGCCACGCGGACGCCGCTGGAGGAACTGATCCGCTGGCGGCTCTGGAACCGCACCGGCGGCGGGCTGATGGCCGAGCTCGGCAGCCACCAGCTCGACGCCGCCGGGATCTTCGTCTCGGCGATGCACGGGCCGGGGAAGAAGATCAAGCCGCTGACGGTGACCGCGGTCGGCAACCGCAGCATCTTCCCCGCCGACCGGGAGATCGACGACCACGTCTACTGCACCTATGAGTATCCCGCCCCGGGCTACTTCGACGAGGCGGGCAAGGTGGCCGATCCGAACAAGAAGATCGTCGTCACCTACTCGTCGATCAACGGCAACGGCTTCGGCGAGTACGGCGAGGTGGTGATGGGCACGAAGGGAACGCTCGTCCTGGAGCGGGAGCAGGACGTGATGCTCTACAAGGACTCCGCCAAGGACACGCGGGTGACCGTGGCCAAGGCGAAGGACGGCACGCCCACCCTCGACACCACCGAGAGCGGCGGCGGCGGCTACGCCGCCGGCGGCAAGGGGGGCGATGCCAAGCCTCCGTCACGTGGGTACCAGGAGGAGATGGAGCACTGGGCGTGGTGCATCCGCAACCCCGCTCCGGAGAATCAGCCGCGGTGCAAGCCCGAGGTGGCGATCGCCGACGCGGTGATCGCGCTGGTCAGCAACATCGCCCTGGCCAACCCGGCGACGCAGGCCCGGATCGAGTTCAAGCCGGAGTGGTTCGACATCGCCAGCGACGAGACGCCCGAGGGGGTCAAGCCCGACATCGTCCGGGACCGCTACCAGGTGTAG
- a CDS encoding serine/threonine protein kinase, which produces MNTTILREERPTVSVAGDVGSRCPDELLSRYAEILGAGRLNWTEYHSLSRRLGAGGQGVVYLTTRRGSDNFTLPVALKIFSPERYDSEELYVAAMNKIAAVAARVAQIQQDNLLDVHNFVEQRRIRIMEMEWIDGYDLSRLLAPELLTETRARVDDDRWGHLNNVIVTAGPRQSRLKPGVAIAIVRECLAALAALHREGIVHGDVKTANIMVKRTGNAKIIDIGSAHAADEPPPTRTCTPAYAAPEVLEGRENTPRSDLASLGYVLVEMLAGQSPFTGLKSFADLLEAKRSLVHRLPQLLPSEVTCNELLMNFCRGLVAYDPDLRFPSAEDADHRKGGAASFHRQLIVGGLASEYDNEIRAWLEEIALE; this is translated from the coding sequence ATGAACACCACGATCCTGCGCGAGGAGCGGCCGACGGTCTCGGTTGCAGGCGACGTAGGCAGCCGCTGCCCGGACGAGCTGCTCTCGCGGTACGCCGAGATCCTCGGCGCCGGCCGGCTCAACTGGACCGAGTACCACTCCCTCTCGCGCCGGCTCGGAGCGGGAGGGCAGGGGGTCGTGTACCTGACCACGCGGCGCGGCAGCGACAACTTCACGCTCCCGGTGGCGTTGAAAATCTTCTCGCCGGAGCGGTACGACTCCGAGGAACTGTACGTCGCGGCGATGAACAAGATCGCGGCCGTGGCCGCCCGCGTCGCCCAGATCCAGCAGGACAACCTTCTCGACGTCCACAACTTCGTCGAGCAGCGCCGGATCCGGATCATGGAGATGGAGTGGATCGACGGCTACGACCTGTCGCGGCTCCTCGCCCCCGAACTGCTCACAGAGACGCGGGCCCGCGTCGACGACGACCGCTGGGGGCACCTCAACAACGTGATCGTCACGGCGGGCCCGCGTCAGTCGCGGCTCAAGCCGGGGGTGGCGATCGCCATCGTCCGCGAGTGCCTGGCGGCGCTGGCCGCCCTGCACCGCGAGGGAATCGTCCATGGTGACGTCAAGACCGCCAACATCATGGTGAAGCGGACGGGCAACGCGAAGATCATCGACATCGGCTCGGCCCATGCGGCCGACGAGCCGCCGCCGACCCGGACGTGCACCCCCGCCTACGCCGCTCCGGAGGTTCTCGAGGGCCGGGAGAACACGCCCCGCTCCGACCTTGCGAGCCTCGGCTACGTGCTCGTGGAGATGCTCGCCGGGCAGTCGCCGTTCACCGGCCTCAAGTCGTTCGCCGACCTGCTGGAGGCGAAGCGGTCGCTCGTCCATCGGCTGCCGCAACTGCTCCCCAGCGAGGTGACGTGCAACGAGCTGCTGATGAACTTCTGCCGTGGCCTCGTGGCCTACGACCCCGACCTGCGGTTTCCCAGCGCCGAGGACGCCGACCACCGCAAGGGGGGCGCGGCGAGCTTTCATCGGCAGCTGATCGTGGGCGGTCTGGCGAGCGAGTACGACAACGAGATCCGGGCGTGGCTGGAGGAGATCGCCCTGGAGTGA
- a CDS encoding putative short-chain dehydrogenase/reductase has translation MEAAGSSPVTLAFPPVLPFRRLEPGSAIVTGAASGLGHEIALGLIRSGWQVACVDLPHTVAGLESRLPRGDASRPPRALGLDVRDAAGWRGLHDRLRAEWPRLELLVNAAGVGATGEVGRLPGDQWRRVLDTNLLGTALGCETFLPWLREHPRRSHLVNVASIAAILAPPSMAAYAASKAGVVALSEAIAAECPRRRPGVTIVCPGFFRSGLLDTWHFTSAREEREARRRMDAARWDSRRVAGRVLRAVQVNRRYVVVGVTARWLWRLKRLAPRATTALVQGIYRRLGR, from the coding sequence TTGGAGGCCGCGGGTTCGAGTCCCGTCACCCTCGCTTTTCCGCCTGTGCTTCCCTTTCGCCGTCTTGAACCCGGCTCGGCGATCGTCACGGGGGCTGCTTCCGGCCTCGGTCATGAGATTGCCCTCGGGCTGATCCGCTCCGGCTGGCAGGTGGCCTGCGTCGACCTGCCGCACACGGTGGCCGGTCTCGAGTCGCGTCTGCCGCGGGGCGATGCATCGCGGCCGCCCCGCGCCCTCGGCCTCGACGTGCGGGACGCGGCCGGCTGGCGCGGGCTCCACGATCGGCTCCGTGCCGAGTGGCCCCGACTCGAGCTCCTCGTCAACGCGGCCGGCGTGGGGGCCACCGGTGAGGTGGGGCGGCTGCCTGGCGACCAGTGGCGCCGGGTGCTCGACACCAACCTCCTCGGCACGGCGCTCGGCTGCGAGACGTTCCTCCCCTGGCTGCGCGAGCATCCGCGCCGTTCGCACCTCGTCAACGTCGCCTCGATCGCGGCGATCCTCGCGCCGCCTTCCATGGCCGCCTACGCCGCGAGCAAGGCGGGCGTGGTGGCGCTGTCGGAGGCGATCGCCGCGGAGTGCCCGCGCCGCCGACCGGGGGTGACCATCGTCTGCCCGGGATTCTTCCGGTCCGGGCTCCTCGACACCTGGCACTTCACCTCGGCCCGCGAGGAACGTGAGGCCCGGCGCCGGATGGATGCCGCCCGCTGGGACTCGCGCCGCGTGGCCGGCCGCGTGCTCCGCGCCGTGCAGGTGAATCGCAGGTACGTCGTGGTCGGCGTCACGGCGCGGTGGCTGTGGCGGCTCAAGCGGCTCGCACCGCGGGCCACGACGGCGCTCGTGCAGGGCATCTATAGACGCCTCGGTCGCTGA
- a CDS encoding NADH-dependent dehydrogenase codes for MPFPAFSRRRFVAAGSAAAIAPVVIPGSALGLDGVAPPSERIVVGGIGLGRRGEYDLGCFLQQPDVEFAAVCDVKEARRTTIKKMVDDRARNDRCTMHRDFRELLDLSAIDAVLIATGPNWHGTMAAAAARAGKDMYCEKPCTKNIAQSLALRDIVQRTGRVFQAGTQRRNLPHFAFACELARTGRLGKLKRVYAHPAGMKAAMSGWLPAEPAPDPEKTDWDMYLGPAAWRPFNAKFLDGFNFEKGGGLVGGGVLEWGSHCVDLCQWAVNDRPPPVEYSPPRDGELVARYDDGCELVFREKGWIPLGSCPVRFEGETGWVEAGDSGKLVLSSPALLAGRTVAEIGGYPATFHVRDFLDCVKTRGKPKGNEDAACNAHIACHAANVAIALDRPVKYDTVANRFVGDDAANRLLSEAFREPWRI; via the coding sequence ATGCCATTTCCTGCGTTTTCGCGACGACGATTCGTCGCCGCCGGGTCGGCCGCGGCCATCGCCCCCGTCGTCATTCCCGGCTCCGCCCTCGGCCTCGACGGCGTCGCGCCGCCGAGCGAGCGAATCGTCGTCGGCGGCATCGGCCTCGGCCGGCGCGGGGAATACGACCTCGGCTGCTTCCTCCAGCAGCCCGACGTGGAGTTCGCGGCCGTCTGCGACGTCAAGGAGGCGCGGCGCACGACGATCAAGAAGATGGTCGACGACCGCGCCAGGAACGACCGCTGCACCATGCACCGCGACTTCCGCGAGCTGCTCGACCTGTCGGCCATCGATGCCGTGCTCATCGCCACCGGCCCCAACTGGCACGGCACCATGGCCGCCGCCGCGGCCCGGGCCGGCAAGGACATGTATTGCGAGAAGCCCTGCACGAAGAACATCGCCCAGAGCCTTGCCCTCCGGGACATCGTCCAACGCACGGGGCGGGTGTTCCAGGCGGGCACGCAGCGGCGCAACCTTCCCCACTTCGCCTTCGCCTGCGAGCTGGCCCGCACGGGCCGGCTCGGCAAGCTGAAGCGGGTCTATGCGCACCCGGCCGGCATGAAGGCGGCGATGAGCGGCTGGCTCCCGGCCGAACCCGCGCCCGATCCGGAGAAGACCGATTGGGACATGTATCTCGGCCCCGCCGCCTGGCGGCCGTTCAACGCCAAGTTTCTCGACGGCTTCAACTTCGAGAAGGGGGGCGGGCTGGTGGGCGGCGGCGTGCTTGAGTGGGGCTCGCACTGCGTCGATCTCTGCCAGTGGGCGGTCAACGACCGGCCGCCGCCGGTCGAATACTCCCCGCCGCGCGACGGCGAACTCGTGGCCCGCTACGACGACGGCTGCGAACTCGTGTTCCGCGAGAAGGGCTGGATCCCGCTCGGCTCCTGCCCGGTCCGCTTCGAGGGGGAGACCGGCTGGGTGGAGGCGGGCGACAGCGGCAAGCTCGTCCTCTCCTCCCCCGCCCTGCTCGCCGGCCGCACCGTGGCCGAGATTGGCGGCTATCCGGCGACGTTCCACGTCCGCGACTTCCTCGACTGCGTGAAGACCCGCGGCAAGCCCAAGGGGAACGAGGACGCGGCCTGCAACGCTCACATCGCCTGCCATGCGGCCAACGTGGCGATCGCCCTCGATCGGCCCGTCAAGTACGACACCGTGGCCAACCGTTTCGTCGGCGACGACGCGGCCAACCGGCTGCTCTCGGAGGCCTTCCGTGAACCTTGGAGGATCTGA
- a CDS encoding nucleotidyltransferase gives MPRIMTIWLPRWPVQRRLLERPEWRALPVFVCRRERRGVMTVVSWAWAEPPRSAARRAGGRRPRIPEGMSLAEAMAVLSLAHGSPACHVAEVVPDDPAADRAALDQLGRWCRRFSPTVGIMDDAAWTPAECIHLDVTGTANFFGGEAALARTAVWTLAARGVHGRVAIADTCAASWAAARHTDLLRDPREAVGSRSTLVSRRRRRWGVVPAGAQRQWRGADAALAGLPLTALRLDQATIGMLGELGIDTIGGALRLPAAALASRFPPLLSLRLAQFTGAVAEPLAAPRGEELPQATQAFEVPLAGREEIRQTLEHVIDRLVAACVAPLAARGKGVLALQVRLEQAAAASAATAAPIVVDVGLFRPSVSVRHLVDLVRLRLERVRLAGDVEGVAVEVLAAGTVACRQRSLFETHDADDAAGIEPLLDRLSSRLGRGAVFEPKGVADAQPEQAWIAAPPGTGVVRTDGRDAGGGTASEPRTEGRAGSRSQHGPPRERTPRERSVWEQVRWGDRVPLAGLTLQRAAGRRPLWMLPRPLPLEPLLAGPVAIAPDGPPLRFRLGDEVHAIVQAYGPERIETAWWRGPTVRRDYYVVETESGGRFWVFRRLRDGGWFLHGTFA, from the coding sequence ATGCCGCGCATCATGACGATCTGGCTGCCGCGCTGGCCGGTGCAGCGGCGGCTCCTGGAGCGGCCCGAGTGGCGTGCGCTGCCGGTGTTCGTCTGCCGCCGCGAGCGCCGTGGCGTGATGACGGTGGTCTCGTGGGCCTGGGCGGAGCCGCCCCGGTCGGCGGCCCGACGTGCGGGGGGACGTCGGCCGAGGATTCCCGAGGGCATGTCGCTCGCCGAGGCGATGGCGGTGCTGTCGCTGGCTCACGGTTCCCCTGCCTGCCATGTCGCCGAGGTCGTGCCTGACGACCCGGCCGCGGACCGGGCCGCACTCGATCAGTTGGGCCGCTGGTGCCGCCGGTTCTCGCCGACGGTGGGCATCATGGATGACGCCGCCTGGACACCTGCCGAATGCATCCACCTCGACGTGACCGGCACGGCGAACTTCTTCGGCGGCGAGGCGGCCCTGGCCCGCACGGCCGTCTGGACGCTCGCGGCCCGTGGGGTGCATGGGCGGGTCGCCATTGCCGACACCTGCGCCGCCTCCTGGGCGGCCGCACGGCACACCGACCTGCTGCGCGATCCGCGGGAAGCGGTCGGTTCCCGCTCCACGCTCGTGTCACGGCGGCGGCGGCGCTGGGGCGTCGTGCCCGCCGGTGCCCAGCGGCAGTGGAGAGGTGCAGACGCCGCGCTGGCCGGCCTGCCGCTGACGGCGTTGCGTCTCGACCAGGCCACGATCGGAATGCTCGGCGAACTGGGCATCGACACGATCGGTGGCGCGCTGCGGTTGCCGGCGGCGGCGCTCGCATCCCGCTTTCCCCCCCTGCTCTCCCTGCGGCTCGCCCAGTTCACGGGCGCCGTCGCCGAGCCGCTGGCGGCGCCGCGCGGCGAGGAATTGCCGCAGGCGACGCAGGCATTCGAGGTGCCGCTGGCGGGCCGGGAGGAAATCAGGCAGACGCTGGAGCACGTGATCGACCGGCTGGTGGCGGCATGCGTCGCACCGCTGGCCGCACGGGGCAAGGGCGTGCTCGCGCTGCAGGTGCGTCTGGAGCAGGCTGCAGCCGCGTCGGCCGCGACCGCGGCGCCGATCGTCGTCGATGTCGGGCTCTTCCGGCCGAGCGTCTCGGTCCGGCATCTCGTCGATCTCGTGCGGCTCCGGCTGGAGCGGGTCCGGCTGGCCGGCGACGTCGAGGGAGTGGCCGTGGAGGTACTGGCAGCGGGCACCGTGGCCTGCCGGCAGCGGTCGCTCTTCGAGACGCACGACGCCGACGACGCGGCCGGCATCGAGCCGCTGCTCGATCGGCTCTCCAGCCGGCTCGGGCGCGGGGCCGTGTTCGAGCCGAAGGGGGTGGCCGATGCCCAGCCGGAGCAGGCCTGGATCGCGGCGCCACCCGGCACGGGAGTGGTTCGCACGGACGGACGCGATGCCGGTGGCGGTACGGCGAGCGAACCGCGCACGGAGGGCCGCGCCGGTTCCCGGTCGCAGCATGGGCCCCCCCGGGAACGGACGCCCCGGGAACGGTCGGTCTGGGAGCAGGTGCGCTGGGGGGATCGGGTGCCACTGGCCGGTCTGACGCTGCAGCGGGCGGCCGGTCGGCGGCCTCTCTGGATGCTGCCCCGCCCCCTGCCGCTCGAGCCGCTGCTGGCGGGCCCGGTGGCGATCGCGCCGGACGGCCCGCCGCTGCGGTTTCGGCTCGGTGACGAGGTGCATGCGATCGTGCAAGCGTACGGGCCCGAGCGGATCGAGACGGCGTGGTGGCGCGGGCCGACCGTGCGGCGCGACTACTACGTTGTCGAGACGGAGTCGGGGGGCCGGTTCTGGGTCTTCCGCCGCCTGCGGGACGGGGGCTGGTTTCTGCATGGGACGTTTGCCTGA
- the serA gene encoding phosphoglycerate dehydrogenase: protein MRIVLCYPVEPRHVAQIQAVAPAAEIVDAGQERVAAELPEADLFCGHPKVPVPWDEVVARGRLRWIQSSAAGLDHCLVPAVIGSAIVVTSASGVLADQVAEHALGLALACTRRTRLFLEQQARREFVRRPTRDLTDATVGIVGLGGNGRRLVEVLAPFRVRILATDWFPIDKPAGVEFLGPPEALPRLLEESDILFLCPPLTAHTRDMIDAAALARMNRGAILVNVARGQCVVEDALVDALESGQLDSAGLDVTPDEPPRPESRLWTAPNLVVTPHVGGQAARRIDAMTDFFCDNLRRYLADAPLRNVVDKRLGFPAPSAWCQKGGPLR, encoded by the coding sequence ATGCGCATCGTCCTCTGCTACCCCGTCGAGCCCCGGCACGTCGCCCAGATCCAGGCCGTCGCCCCGGCCGCGGAGATCGTCGACGCCGGCCAGGAGCGGGTGGCGGCGGAGCTGCCGGAGGCCGACCTGTTCTGCGGCCATCCCAAGGTGCCCGTCCCCTGGGACGAGGTCGTGGCCCGCGGCCGGCTGCGCTGGATTCAGTCGTCGGCGGCCGGGCTCGACCACTGCCTCGTGCCGGCGGTCATCGGCTCTGCGATCGTCGTCACGAGCGCCTCGGGAGTGCTCGCCGACCAGGTGGCCGAGCATGCCCTGGGCCTCGCCCTCGCCTGCACGCGCCGGACGCGGCTGTTTCTCGAGCAGCAGGCGCGGCGGGAATTCGTCCGCCGGCCGACTCGCGACCTGACCGACGCCACGGTCGGCATCGTCGGCCTCGGGGGCAACGGCCGGCGGCTCGTCGAGGTGCTCGCCCCGTTTCGCGTGCGGATCCTCGCCACCGACTGGTTCCCGATCGACAAGCCGGCCGGCGTCGAGTTTCTCGGTCCGCCGGAGGCGCTGCCGCGGCTGCTCGAGGAGTCCGACATTCTCTTCCTCTGCCCGCCGCTCACGGCTCACACGCGCGACATGATCGATGCCGCGGCGCTGGCCCGGATGAACCGCGGCGCGATCCTCGTCAACGTCGCCCGCGGCCAGTGCGTGGTCGAGGACGCCCTCGTCGACGCCCTGGAGAGCGGGCAGCTCGACTCGGCGGGGCTCGACGTGACGCCCGACGAGCCGCCCCGGCCGGAGAGCCGGCTCTGGACGGCCCCCAATCTCGTGGTCACACCGCACGTCGGCGGCCAGGCGGCCCGGCGCATCGATGCAATGACCGACTTTTTCTGCGATAATCTTCGCCGGTACCTGGCGGACGCGCCGTTGCGAAACGTCGTGGACAAGCGGCTCGGTTTCCCCGCGCCGAGCGCCTGGTGCCAGAAAGGCGGCCCGCTCCGATGA